From Alienimonas californiensis, a single genomic window includes:
- the hpnE gene encoding hydroxysqualene dehydroxylase HpnE — translation MTAPATDNADARSSDRRPRVLIVGGGLAGLAAAAALAPRGCDVTVLESRPRLGGRASSFLDKTTGERVDNCQHVAMGCCTNFLALCDDAGLTPYLAEQGEVTFLLPDGTVSRLSELRPGGRSLPAPLHLAASFAGLKHFTPAEKRRLAAGVRALAKTRSGEAEDFAGWLAANGQTECLTTRFWEPVLVSALSETPDRMNVADARKVIVDGFLTHPAAWRVFVPTVPLDVLYGEKLLGWLRSLGVTVRTGSGVRYVKPGREGEPARVVLRDGGEVEADHVVPAVPHHRAAGLFSEELAEALGLNAAARLETAAISSVHVWFDREITPLPHAVLPERTSQWVFNRTRLHETGGEEGGGRSEGWYFQVVISASDALKERPQTEVIDEVLNELRDAFPAAREATVQHVRMVTEHKAVFAPLPGHHALRPTSRTPHPRVHLAGDYTATGWPATMEGAVRSGFAAAESVLQTEKRPERIMRPDLPSGRLARWLGFASGSGFA, via the coding sequence ATGACCGCCCCCGCAACAGACAACGCCGATGCCCGTTCAAGCGACCGGCGCCCCCGCGTGCTGATCGTCGGCGGCGGGCTGGCCGGGCTCGCGGCGGCGGCGGCGCTGGCACCGCGGGGCTGCGACGTGACGGTACTGGAAAGCCGCCCGCGGCTGGGCGGCCGGGCCAGTTCCTTCCTCGACAAAACGACCGGCGAACGCGTCGACAACTGCCAGCACGTCGCCATGGGGTGCTGCACGAATTTTCTGGCGCTCTGCGACGACGCGGGCCTTACGCCGTATCTCGCGGAGCAGGGCGAGGTGACGTTCCTGCTGCCGGACGGCACCGTCAGCCGGCTGAGCGAACTGCGGCCCGGGGGGCGTTCGCTGCCGGCGCCGCTGCATCTGGCGGCCTCCTTCGCCGGGCTGAAACACTTCACCCCGGCAGAGAAGCGCCGGCTGGCCGCCGGGGTCCGGGCCTTGGCGAAGACGCGGAGCGGGGAGGCGGAGGACTTCGCCGGCTGGCTCGCGGCGAACGGGCAGACGGAGTGCCTCACGACCCGGTTCTGGGAGCCGGTGCTGGTCAGCGCCCTGTCGGAGACGCCGGACCGCATGAACGTGGCGGACGCCCGCAAGGTGATCGTCGACGGCTTTCTGACCCACCCGGCGGCGTGGCGGGTGTTCGTGCCGACGGTCCCGCTGGACGTGCTGTACGGCGAAAAGTTGCTCGGCTGGCTGCGGTCGCTGGGCGTGACCGTCCGCACCGGCTCCGGCGTGCGGTACGTGAAACCGGGTCGCGAGGGGGAGCCCGCCCGGGTGGTTCTGCGAGACGGTGGGGAGGTCGAAGCCGATCACGTCGTGCCCGCCGTGCCGCATCACCGGGCGGCGGGGCTGTTTTCGGAGGAACTCGCCGAGGCTCTGGGGCTGAACGCCGCCGCCAGGCTGGAGACCGCGGCGATCAGCAGCGTGCACGTCTGGTTCGACCGGGAGATCACCCCGCTGCCGCACGCCGTTCTGCCGGAACGCACCAGCCAGTGGGTGTTCAACCGCACGCGGTTGCACGAAACGGGGGGTGAGGAGGGAGGAGGGAGGAGTGAGGGGTGGTACTTTCAGGTGGTCATCAGCGCGAGCGACGCGCTGAAGGAACGGCCGCAGACGGAGGTGATCGATGAGGTGCTGAACGAACTCCGCGACGCCTTCCCCGCGGCCCGGGAGGCGACGGTGCAGCACGTCCGCATGGTGACGGAGCACAAAGCCGTGTTCGCCCCGCTGCCGGGGCATCACGCCTTACGGCCGACTTCCCGCACGCCGCATCCGCGGGTGCATCTGGCGGGGGACTACACGGCGACCGGGTGGCCGGCGACGATGGAGGGCGCCGTCCGCAGCGGATTCGCCGCCGCCGAGAGCGTCTTACAGACGGAAAAGCGGCCGGAGCGAATCATGCGGCCCGACCTCCCGAGCGGGCGGCTGGCCCGCTGGCTGGGGTTCGCATCGGGGTCGGGATTCGCATAG
- a CDS encoding potassium channel family protein: MPKLPVRLSPTVRQLTAAAAMLVLLTAAGIVGFRVTESSSWLDSAWLAVVTLTTLGADSPSTAAGKLFAMGYLLCGLGVASYSLFALGQMVVSTEFRRMWEQRKMDEAISGLSGHNVICGLGRIGQGVCGYLSDRQRPFVVIDQDRELLERVCDGRGWLYVVGDAADDAVLKKAGVDRAASLNTALPTDAENIYVVLSARGLSDRLQIVARATEERAIGKLERAGADRVVSPLASGAVKMARVMLNPHVEDFLAIADGRESDLELADVQIAEGSALCGKTLKDSGLSGKGLMIVGIRRGDGKRIMPPAPDAVIQAGDCLFTFGKRETIAALTHEDGVRDASHPDAVVHALRGKEGTRGHDSTSPGSRASG; encoded by the coding sequence GTGCCGAAGCTCCCCGTCCGCCTGTCGCCCACCGTCCGTCAGTTGACGGCCGCCGCGGCGATGCTGGTCCTGCTGACGGCCGCCGGGATCGTCGGCTTCCGGGTGACGGAGTCCTCCAGCTGGCTCGATTCGGCGTGGCTGGCGGTGGTCACGCTGACGACGCTGGGAGCCGACAGCCCCTCGACCGCCGCCGGCAAGCTGTTCGCGATGGGCTACCTGCTCTGCGGGCTGGGGGTGGCGTCGTACAGTCTGTTCGCGCTGGGCCAGATGGTCGTCAGCACGGAGTTCCGTCGGATGTGGGAGCAGAGAAAAATGGACGAAGCCATCTCCGGGCTATCCGGCCACAACGTGATCTGCGGGCTCGGCCGGATCGGGCAGGGCGTGTGCGGGTACCTCTCCGACCGGCAGCGGCCGTTCGTGGTGATCGATCAGGACCGCGAATTGTTGGAGCGGGTCTGCGACGGCCGTGGTTGGCTGTACGTGGTCGGCGACGCCGCCGACGACGCGGTGCTGAAAAAGGCCGGCGTGGACCGGGCCGCGTCCCTCAACACGGCCCTGCCGACCGACGCGGAGAACATCTACGTCGTCCTCAGCGCCCGGGGCCTGAGCGATCGCCTGCAGATCGTCGCCCGCGCCACCGAGGAGCGAGCGATCGGCAAGCTGGAGCGGGCCGGCGCCGACCGCGTCGTCAGCCCGCTGGCCAGCGGGGCGGTGAAGATGGCCCGGGTCATGTTGAACCCGCACGTGGAGGACTTCCTCGCGATCGCCGACGGCCGGGAGAGCGACCTCGAACTGGCCGACGTGCAGATCGCCGAGGGCAGCGCCCTGTGCGGCAAAACCCTGAAGGACAGCGGGCTGTCCGGGAAGGGGCTGATGATCGTGGGCATCCGCCGCGGCGACGGGAAACGCATCATGCCGCCCGCGCCGGACGCGGTGATCCAGGCCGGCGACTGCCTGTTCACCTTCGGCAAACGGGAGACGATCGCCGCCCTCACCCACGAGGACGGCGTGCGGGACGCCTCCCACCCAGACGCCGTCGTCCACGCCTTGCGGGGTAAAGAGGGGACGCGGGGCCACGACAGCACGTCGCCGGGCTCCCGAGCGTCCGGCTGA
- a CDS encoding PspA/IM30 family protein, whose translation MPFFSRLTDIVTCSLSDLLAGVDDPDAALGEIIAEMELGRRGAARSVATAADTAARLSREIAEQQAAADRWQSEAKRELAAGREAEARTALLRRRDAADVIAGLRQELSSAEELHRHLQTTARALEARLNDAKRKRAALAAGASGADAPRPFVETAPAAARPDDDIELELAALRAELEA comes from the coding sequence ATGCCGTTTTTCAGCCGCCTGACGGATATCGTCACCTGTTCGCTGTCCGACCTGCTGGCGGGCGTGGACGATCCTGACGCCGCGCTGGGGGAAATCATCGCGGAGATGGAACTCGGCCGCAGGGGCGCCGCCCGCAGCGTGGCGACTGCCGCGGACACCGCGGCCCGCCTGAGCCGGGAGATCGCCGAACAGCAGGCCGCGGCCGACCGCTGGCAATCTGAGGCGAAGCGGGAACTGGCCGCCGGCCGCGAGGCGGAGGCCCGCACGGCGCTGCTGCGACGCCGCGACGCCGCCGACGTGATCGCGGGGCTCCGGCAGGAACTTTCCAGCGCGGAGGAGTTGCACCGCCATCTGCAAACGACCGCCCGGGCGCTGGAGGCCCGGCTGAACGACGCGAAACGCAAACGGGCCGCCCTCGCCGCCGGCGCGTCCGGGGCCGACGCCCCCCGGCCGTTCGTCGAAACGGCCCCCGCCGCCGCCCGACCGGACGACGACATCGAACTCGAACTTGCCGCCCTGCGGGCGGAACTGGAGGCGTAG
- a CDS encoding sigma-70 family RNA polymerase sigma factor — protein sequence MIPVPLADAPVAEAVAAVTADADSLQTAGEGVGPPEDFDEDDTLMIRLQGGDRAAFDELVTRHEGPLFGFFLKNVRNRALAEDLVQDTLLKVYRKNWDYLPTGRFRGWLYRIGRNLMIDAARRSRRDALVRSVRANADGDGSPLDRIAAEGDGPAAVAERRIFAELVDELLAELPDDQRETFTLHHFAHVPLPEVGQAMGVSTSTAKSRLRLAREKLRAKLAERGVRDPFEPDES from the coding sequence GTGATTCCCGTCCCCCTCGCCGACGCCCCCGTCGCCGAGGCGGTCGCCGCCGTCACCGCGGACGCCGATTCCCTGCAGACCGCCGGCGAGGGCGTCGGCCCGCCGGAGGACTTCGACGAGGACGACACGCTGATGATCCGCCTGCAGGGCGGCGACCGGGCGGCGTTCGACGAACTGGTGACCCGGCATGAGGGCCCGCTGTTCGGGTTCTTCCTGAAGAACGTCCGCAACCGGGCCCTCGCCGAGGACCTCGTGCAGGACACCCTGCTGAAGGTCTATCGTAAGAACTGGGACTACCTGCCCACCGGCCGCTTCCGCGGCTGGCTGTACCGGATCGGCCGGAACCTGATGATCGACGCCGCCCGCCGCTCCCGCCGCGACGCGCTGGTTCGCAGCGTGCGGGCGAACGCCGACGGGGACGGCTCCCCGCTGGACCGCATCGCCGCGGAGGGCGACGGCCCGGCCGCGGTCGCCGAACGCCGGATCTTCGCGGAGCTGGTGGACGAACTGCTCGCGGAGTTGCCGGACGATCAGCGGGAGACGTTCACCCTGCACCACTTCGCCCACGTGCCGCTGCCGGAGGTCGGGCAGGCGATGGGGGTGAGCACGTCGACGGCGAAAAGTCGGCTGCGGTTGGCCCGGGAAAAGCTGCGGGCCAAGCTGGCGGAGCGGGGCGTCCGTGATCCGTTCGAGCCGGACGAGAGTTAG
- a CDS encoding lactate racemase domain-containing protein, producing MPEAPAATALTFAAGADGAFPLSAGASLTVCRPGPPSVADPVAAVRDALANPIEFPSLSRSVIPDDRVTLALSPDLTDPAAVVGGVWGELAKAGVDPQRLALIRGAGPGYGGAADGRFGGDPRGGLPRVAAEAASFTRHDPEEKEACGYLASTAAGDRVYLARPVLEADVVVSCGALRFDPLLGVAGANSVFVPGLSDEDAVLKARGQGHAELGPEDDRPLRQLADEVGWLLGTQFTVQTIPAADGGTAVALAGGTEAVLRRGRELLDELWRVRAPVRSEVVLVAVAPGSPDRWAATARALDAARRLVERGGKIVVLTDLAGSPPPGLAELSRAEEPADVLRPLRQFRPPDLLAATAWANAADRARIYLLSGLEDNLAEDLFTVPLSEPGEAARVVAAASSVAAVGGAQYAWCEAA from the coding sequence GTGCCCGAAGCTCCCGCCGCCACTGCGCTGACCTTCGCGGCCGGGGCCGACGGCGCCTTTCCCCTGTCGGCGGGCGCCTCGCTGACCGTCTGCCGCCCCGGCCCGCCGTCGGTCGCCGACCCGGTCGCCGCCGTCCGCGACGCGTTGGCGAACCCGATCGAATTCCCCAGCCTGTCCCGGTCCGTCATTCCGGACGACCGCGTGACGCTGGCCCTGTCCCCGGACCTGACCGATCCCGCGGCGGTCGTCGGCGGGGTGTGGGGCGAACTGGCGAAGGCGGGCGTCGACCCGCAGCGGCTGGCCCTGATCCGCGGGGCCGGGCCGGGCTACGGCGGCGCCGCCGACGGCCGCTTCGGCGGCGACCCCCGCGGCGGTCTGCCCCGAGTCGCCGCGGAGGCGGCGAGCTTCACCCGGCACGACCCCGAGGAGAAGGAGGCCTGCGGCTACCTCGCCAGCACCGCGGCCGGCGACCGGGTCTACCTCGCCCGGCCGGTGCTGGAGGCGGACGTGGTCGTCTCCTGCGGCGCCCTGCGGTTCGACCCGCTGCTGGGCGTGGCGGGCGCCAACAGCGTCTTCGTCCCCGGCCTGTCCGACGAAGACGCCGTGCTGAAGGCCCGCGGGCAGGGGCACGCGGAGCTTGGCCCGGAGGACGACCGCCCGCTGCGGCAACTCGCCGACGAGGTCGGCTGGCTGCTGGGCACGCAGTTCACCGTGCAGACGATCCCCGCGGCCGACGGCGGCACCGCCGTGGCGTTGGCCGGCGGGACCGAGGCGGTGCTCCGCCGCGGCCGGGAACTGCTGGACGAACTGTGGCGGGTGCGGGCGCCGGTCCGCAGCGAAGTGGTGCTGGTCGCGGTGGCGCCGGGCTCGCCGGACCGCTGGGCCGCCACCGCCCGGGCGCTGGACGCCGCCCGCCGACTGGTGGAACGCGGGGGGAAGATCGTGGTGCTCACGGACCTCGCCGGCTCGCCGCCGCCGGGGCTGGCGGAGCTGTCCCGGGCCGAGGAGCCGGCCGACGTGTTGCGTCCCCTGCGGCAGTTCCGCCCGCCGGACCTGCTGGCGGCGACCGCCTGGGCGAACGCCGCGGACCGCGCCCGGATCTATCTGCTGAGCGGCTTGGAGGACAATCTGGCCGAAGACCTGTTCACCGTGCCGCTGTCCGAACCGGGCGAGGCGGCCCGCGTCGTCGCCGCGGCGAGCAGCGTGGCGGCGGTCGGCGGCGCCCAGTACGCCTGGTGCGAAGCGGCCTGA
- a CDS encoding Gfo/Idh/MocA family protein, producing the protein MSLPNASRRSFLQTASVAAAAAAVAPYAAYGARAPQGPNETLRVAVLGLRNRGSDSHIASYLRAGERDGNVEVAAVVDPDSALLQTHGVKRVQDKTGKKPTAYADYREALADPTIDAISVATPNHWHALQSIHAIQAGKDVYVEKPVSHNVVEGRRIVQAARKYNKICQYGAQCRTMQGTREMVEAVLGGEIGEVKLARGLCYKRRPSIGKSATPLKWPKQLDRNLWVGPAADEELYRPEKSSMGIYNPHYDWHWDFNTGNGDLGNQGIHQMDVCRWGLGVDGLGDGVISYGGRLGYEDAGNTPNTQVSVHDYGDKRIIFETRGLEIHGPDGKKSGNRIGVVFYGTEGTAIQHGYNSSSILDPDGRLVRSIKGGSDQDHYDNFLDAVRAGDASKLTADIEDGHLSSALCHLGNISYLLGQQTSLEEIAAAQRDATERETLADTVEHLKYNGVTIASSPMRLGPMLSLAGETFTGARADEANGLLTREYRAPFLLPSESEL; encoded by the coding sequence ATGTCGCTGCCGAACGCTTCCCGTCGGTCCTTCCTCCAGACGGCGTCCGTGGCCGCCGCGGCGGCGGCCGTGGCTCCTTACGCCGCCTACGGCGCCCGGGCGCCCCAGGGGCCGAACGAGACCCTCCGCGTCGCCGTGCTGGGCCTGCGGAACCGCGGTTCGGACTCGCACATCGCCAGCTACCTGCGGGCCGGCGAGCGGGACGGCAACGTGGAGGTCGCCGCCGTCGTCGACCCGGACTCCGCCCTGCTGCAAACGCACGGCGTGAAGCGGGTTCAGGACAAGACCGGCAAGAAGCCCACCGCTTATGCGGATTACCGCGAAGCGTTGGCCGATCCGACGATCGACGCGATCTCCGTCGCCACGCCGAACCACTGGCACGCGCTGCAGAGCATCCACGCGATCCAGGCGGGCAAGGACGTTTACGTCGAAAAGCCGGTCTCCCACAACGTGGTGGAGGGCCGTCGGATCGTGCAGGCCGCCCGCAAGTACAACAAAATCTGCCAGTACGGCGCCCAGTGCCGCACGATGCAGGGCACCCGGGAGATGGTCGAGGCCGTCCTCGGCGGCGAAATCGGCGAGGTGAAGCTCGCCCGGGGCCTCTGTTACAAGCGTCGGCCGAGCATCGGCAAGTCGGCCACGCCGCTCAAATGGCCGAAGCAGCTCGACCGGAACCTCTGGGTCGGCCCCGCCGCCGACGAGGAGCTCTACCGCCCGGAGAAGAGCAGCATGGGCATCTACAACCCGCACTACGACTGGCACTGGGACTTCAACACCGGCAACGGCGACCTGGGCAACCAGGGGATCCATCAGATGGACGTCTGCCGCTGGGGCCTCGGCGTCGACGGCCTGGGCGACGGCGTGATCTCCTACGGCGGCCGCCTCGGCTACGAGGACGCCGGCAACACGCCCAACACGCAGGTCTCCGTGCATGACTACGGCGACAAGCGAATCATCTTCGAAACCCGCGGTCTGGAGATCCACGGCCCGGACGGCAAGAAGAGCGGCAACCGCATCGGCGTCGTCTTCTACGGCACCGAGGGCACCGCGATTCAGCACGGCTACAACTCCAGCTCGATCCTGGACCCGGACGGCAGGCTCGTCCGCAGCATTAAGGGCGGGTCGGACCAGGACCACTACGACAACTTCCTCGACGCGGTCCGGGCCGGCGACGCCTCCAAGCTGACGGCGGACATCGAGGACGGCCACCTCTCCAGCGCCCTGTGCCACCTCGGCAACATCTCCTACCTGCTGGGTCAGCAGACCTCGCTGGAGGAGATCGCCGCCGCCCAGCGGGACGCCACCGAACGCGAAACGCTGGCGGACACCGTCGAGCACCTGAAGTACAACGGCGTGACGATCGCCTCCTCGCCGATGCGGCTTGGCCCGATGCTTTCGCTGGCCGGCGAAACCTTCACCGGCGCCCGGGCCGACGAGGCGAACGGCCTGCTGACCCGCGAGTACCGGGCACCGTTCCTGCTGCCCAGCGAGTCGGAACTGTAG
- a CDS encoding DUF1573 domain-containing protein, whose product MFARRLRRCAPLLAAAPLCLAGAAAALPVAPREAAAIERSPLGVSGHVAANPAVPGGRHIHAPFHLTNSGNEPLTITAVQPDCGCLTPLLNRELFDPAAPPTIEPGGAVELIVRADTAREAEGPHEHEVTVVCATPAGESLRQTVKLRYGVDPHEIRIEPPAVMVYQREGQTTTATVTVTDRRLDPLTVLAVRSPTDRVHVAELDPVERADGGWDYPFEVSVIGCEGGGNEVVVALEVDDPAGRYRLLKIPVTVQSPDRLQQAALERVAALPRESSGDKSGERDSR is encoded by the coding sequence GTGTTCGCCCGCCGTCTCCGCCGCTGCGCCCCGCTTCTGGCCGCGGCGCCGCTGTGCCTCGCCGGGGCCGCCGCGGCGTTGCCCGTCGCCCCGCGGGAGGCCGCGGCGATCGAGCGTTCGCCGCTGGGCGTCAGCGGTCACGTCGCCGCCAACCCCGCCGTCCCCGGCGGGCGGCACATTCACGCGCCGTTTCACCTGACGAACAGCGGGAACGAACCGCTGACGATCACCGCCGTCCAGCCGGACTGCGGCTGCCTCACCCCGCTGCTGAACCGCGAACTGTTCGACCCGGCCGCCCCGCCGACGATCGAACCGGGCGGGGCCGTGGAACTGATCGTCCGGGCCGACACTGCCCGCGAGGCCGAGGGCCCGCACGAACATGAGGTGACCGTCGTCTGCGCCACGCCGGCCGGCGAGTCCCTGCGTCAGACCGTCAAGCTGCGGTACGGCGTCGACCCGCACGAGATTCGCATCGAACCGCCCGCGGTAATGGTCTACCAGCGGGAAGGGCAGACCACGACGGCGACCGTCACGGTCACGGATCGTCGCCTCGACCCGCTGACGGTGCTCGCCGTCCGCAGCCCCACCGACCGCGTGCACGTCGCGGAACTCGACCCGGTCGAACGGGCCGACGGCGGCTGGGACTACCCGTTCGAGGTCTCCGTGATCGGCTGCGAGGGCGGCGGGAACGAGGTGGTCGTCGCCTTGGAGGTGGACGACCCGGCGGGGCGGTATCGCCTGCTCAAGATCCCGGTGACGGTGCAGTCGCCCGACCGCCTGCAACAGGCGGCGCTGGAACGGGTCGCCGCCTTGCCGCGGGAGTCTTCCGGAGACAAAAGTGGCGAGCGTGACTCCCGCTGA
- a CDS encoding sigma-54-dependent transcriptional regulator: protein MSNATPGPAPLRVLCVDDEPGIRFVYENEVPLIAEGSVTVVADGVKAIAALDAAVAEGKPYDAALIDLRMPGGVDGWGVADHLNNVSPNTKFVICTGHGDLPEAKRAMEYGALRFLEKPLQMPELGEAFAHIRELKALEQWPEEDRPKPVKLKTDDRDFIGSTPAMLALKKKIAKFAPTDASVLILGETGTGKEVVAKAIHASSKRAGGPFVAVNCGALPEHLVESEFFGHRKGAFTGADQPRKGLFEAADGGTLFLDELGELPKPMQVKLLRFLESSEIRRVGENETFTVDVRIVCATNKDLDEMARDGEFREDLIYRVNTFELDLPPLRERAEDIPALCSFLLSRLAGKRVGEEAISPRAMDLLQSHEWSGNVRELANALEHASILAEGQIQPEDLPTPVTRRSVAGNVGLKLANTGDFEGYANAPAPTYGDVPKTLREIEQEVILHTLDRHDGDKPATAKELGIALKTLYNKLNAYEAKRAAG, encoded by the coding sequence ATGTCGAACGCCACCCCCGGTCCTGCCCCGCTGCGCGTGCTGTGCGTGGACGACGAACCGGGCATTCGGTTCGTTTACGAAAACGAAGTCCCGCTGATCGCGGAAGGGTCCGTGACCGTCGTGGCCGACGGGGTGAAGGCGATCGCCGCCCTAGACGCCGCCGTCGCCGAGGGCAAGCCCTACGACGCGGCCCTGATCGACCTCCGCATGCCCGGCGGCGTGGACGGCTGGGGCGTGGCCGACCACCTGAACAACGTTTCGCCGAACACCAAGTTCGTCATCTGCACCGGCCACGGCGATCTGCCGGAGGCGAAGCGGGCGATGGAGTACGGCGCCCTGCGGTTTCTCGAAAAGCCGCTCCAGATGCCGGAGCTGGGCGAGGCCTTCGCCCACATCCGCGAACTGAAGGCCCTCGAGCAGTGGCCCGAGGAGGACCGTCCCAAGCCGGTCAAGCTGAAGACCGACGACCGCGACTTCATCGGCTCGACGCCGGCGATGCTCGCGCTGAAGAAGAAGATCGCCAAGTTCGCCCCGACCGACGCCAGCGTGCTGATTCTGGGCGAAACCGGCACCGGGAAAGAGGTCGTCGCCAAGGCGATCCACGCCAGCAGCAAGCGGGCCGGCGGGCCGTTCGTCGCGGTCAACTGCGGCGCCCTGCCGGAGCACCTCGTCGAAAGCGAGTTCTTCGGCCACCGCAAGGGCGCCTTCACCGGCGCCGATCAGCCCCGCAAGGGCCTGTTCGAAGCGGCCGACGGCGGCACGCTGTTCCTCGACGAGTTGGGCGAACTGCCCAAGCCGATGCAGGTCAAACTGCTGCGGTTCCTCGAAAGCAGCGAGATCCGCCGCGTCGGCGAGAACGAAACCTTCACCGTCGACGTCCGGATCGTCTGCGCGACGAACAAGGACCTGGACGAGATGGCCCGCGACGGCGAGTTCCGCGAGGACCTCATCTACCGGGTCAACACCTTCGAACTGGACCTGCCCCCGCTGCGGGAACGGGCCGAGGACATCCCGGCCCTCTGCTCCTTCCTGCTCTCCCGGCTGGCCGGCAAGCGGGTGGGCGAGGAGGCGATCTCCCCGCGGGCGATGGACCTGCTGCAGTCCCACGAGTGGAGCGGCAACGTCCGCGAACTGGCGAACGCCCTGGAGCACGCCTCGATCCTCGCCGAGGGCCAGATTCAACCCGAGGACCTGCCCACGCCGGTCACCCGCCGCAGCGTCGCCGGCAACGTGGGGCTGAAGCTGGCGAACACCGGCGACTTCGAGGGCTACGCCAACGCCCCGGCCCCCACCTACGGCGACGTGCCGAAAACGCTGCGGGAGATCGAGCAGGAAGTGATCCTGCACACCCTCGACCGGCACGACGGCGACAAACCGGCGACCGCCAAGGAACTCGGCATCGCCCTCAAGACGCTCTACAACAAGCTGAACGCCTACGAGGCCAAGCGGGCCGCCGGCTGA
- a CDS encoding ABC transporter ATP-binding protein: MIELRDLQRSFGHGPAAVHAVRGLSLRVEPGEVYGLMGPNGAGKTTALRMVLGLLKPTSGDAVIDGVSVTENPNEVKRRIGLVSASAGLYPWLTPRETLRFFADLYGVPSDVAEARALDLAERFGLTAFLDRRCAGLSTGQTQRVNLARAVMHRPPAMLLDEPTRGLDVVGTQRVFEFVRHLRDERRAVILCTHRLAEAERFCDRFGLLHRGTLRHEGTLAELQSATGRETLTEMFVDLLAEDEGFLERPAKPQAGAPT, encoded by the coding sequence ATGATCGAACTCCGCGACCTCCAGCGGAGTTTCGGCCACGGTCCGGCCGCGGTGCACGCGGTGCGGGGGCTCTCGCTGCGGGTCGAACCGGGCGAGGTCTACGGCTTGATGGGCCCCAACGGTGCCGGCAAGACGACCGCCCTGCGGATGGTGCTCGGTCTGCTCAAACCGACGAGCGGCGACGCGGTCATCGACGGCGTCAGCGTGACCGAGAACCCGAACGAGGTGAAGCGGCGGATCGGCTTGGTCAGCGCCAGCGCGGGGCTGTACCCGTGGCTCACCCCGCGGGAAACGCTGCGGTTCTTCGCCGACCTGTACGGCGTGCCGAGCGACGTCGCCGAAGCCCGGGCCTTAGATCTGGCGGAGCGGTTCGGCCTCACGGCGTTCCTCGACCGCCGCTGCGCCGGGCTCTCCACGGGGCAGACCCAGCGGGTGAACCTCGCCCGGGCGGTGATGCACCGGCCGCCGGCGATGCTACTTGACGAACCGACCCGCGGGCTGGACGTGGTCGGCACCCAGCGGGTGTTCGAGTTCGTCCGCCACCTGCGGGACGAACGCCGGGCGGTGATCCTCTGCACGCACCGGTTGGCGGAGGCCGAGCGCTTCTGCGACCGCTTCGGCCTGCTGCACCGCGGCACCCTGCGGCACGAGGGCACGTTGGCGGAACTGCAATCCGCCACCGGACGGGAGACGCTGACGGAGATGTTCGTCGACCTGCTGGCCGAGGACGAAGGGTTCTTGGAACGACCCGCGAAACCGCAAGCGGGGGCGCCGACGTGA